In the Sulfitobacter pacificus genome, one interval contains:
- the accB gene encoding acetyl-CoA carboxylase biotin carboxyl carrier protein — MTKNTHDADVAFIRALAELLNENDLTELQVKRDYAEDDSLNVRVSRKPPQQIMAAPQQIQASAPAPAAAAPAAIAAPAAAAADDAADPASHPGAVTSPMVGTVYMQAEPGAPAFISVGAAISEGDTLLIVEAMKTMNHIPAPRSGTIKRILVGDGDAVEFGAPLVIIE; from the coding sequence ATGACTAAAAATACCCATGACGCGGATGTGGCTTTCATCCGGGCACTGGCCGAGTTGTTGAACGAAAATGACCTGACGGAGTTGCAGGTCAAGCGCGACTATGCCGAGGATGACAGTCTGAACGTACGCGTCAGCCGCAAGCCGCCACAGCAAATCATGGCGGCACCGCAGCAGATACAGGCCAGCGCCCCGGCACCCGCCGCCGCGGCCCCAGCAGCAATTGCCGCCCCGGCAGCCGCCGCAGCTGACGATGCCGCGGACCCCGCCAGCCACCCCGGTGCCGTGACCTCACCAATGGTCGGCACCGTCTATATGCAGGCGGAACCGGGTGCGCCCGCGTTCATCTCTGTCGGGGCTGCGATCTCTGAAGGGGATACGCTGTTGATCGTTGAGGCGATGAAAACCATGAACCACATCCCCGCCCCGCGCTCAGGCACAATCAAGCGCATCCTGGTCGGTGACGGCGATGCGGTTGAGTTCGGCGCACCGCTGGTCATCATCGAATAG
- a CDS encoding NADH:ubiquinone oxidoreductase subunit NDUFA12 has translation MGILNTIFRGLTWWHGNTLNTQLWSWRKGVKVGEDEQGNTYFRNADNTRRWVMFNGEMEASRVSPDWHGWLHHTWDEPPTDKPMVHKPWEKPHVENLTGTMLAYAPAGSLRKESPKDRSDYEAWSPE, from the coding sequence ATGGGCATTCTGAACACTATTTTCCGGGGATTGACCTGGTGGCACGGCAACACCCTGAACACCCAGCTTTGGAGCTGGCGTAAAGGTGTTAAAGTGGGCGAGGACGAGCAGGGGAATACCTATTTCCGTAACGCCGATAACACCCGTCGTTGGGTCATGTTCAACGGCGAGATGGAGGCAAGCCGCGTGTCACCTGATTGGCACGGCTGGCTGCACCACACCTGGGATGAACCGCCCACGGACAAGCCGATGGTGCATAAGCCATGGGAAAAACCACATGTCGAGAATCTGACCGGCACCATGTTGGCCTATGCGCCGGCGGGATCGCTGCGTAAGGAATCACCAAAAGACCGCTCTGACTACGAGGCATGGAGCCCGGAGTGA
- a CDS encoding DUF2155 domain-containing protein: MTTPMRSFLAVLVTLGGLAAAPLAAQEVSNAPGGVLRALDKTSGQTTDFEMRAGQAFRMGSLQIVMKECRYPAGNPSGNAYAGLEISENGKEGVLFSGWMIASAPALSALEHQRYDVWVIRCTTS; this comes from the coding sequence GTGACCACGCCGATGCGTTCCTTTCTGGCTGTGCTTGTAACCCTTGGCGGGCTGGCTGCTGCGCCATTGGCTGCGCAGGAAGTCAGCAATGCGCCCGGCGGTGTTTTGCGTGCGCTTGACAAGACGTCGGGCCAGACCACCGATTTTGAAATGCGCGCGGGTCAGGCGTTTCGCATGGGATCATTGCAGATTGTGATGAAAGAATGCCGCTACCCTGCGGGCAACCCCTCGGGCAATGCCTATGCCGGGTTGGAGATTTCGGAGAATGGCAAAGAGGGGGTGTTGTTCTCGGGCTGGATGATTGCCTCTGCGCCGGCGTTATCTGCGCTGGAACACCAACGTTATGACGTTTGGGTCATTCGCTGCACCACCTCGTGA
- a CDS encoding branched-chain amino acid ABC transporter permease codes for MFGLNKKDAGLLLIVAFLALAAPFILNPFPEGSAMAQFNAGYPDLMQRLVIFSIFAIGFNILFGLTGYLSFGHAAFLGVGSYAAIWMMKLLTMNVVPAIIVSVLIAGVFSLLVGWISLRRSGIYFSILTLAFAQMSYALAYSVLTPITGGETGLQPKYDDPRILDGALEAGKSPRANLFGLEMNAGFELSMGNWVFTFNAGYYIAAIVMLIAFYLSIRIFRSPFGMMLRAVKSNQQRMNYTGLNTKPYTLAAFVISGMYAGLAGGLLVAMDTQVGAERMFWTASGEVVLMTILGGAGTLIGPVLGAGFIKYMENIVSKINKSVLEQWFAFMPDGIEDVMIALVYPFVGKGWHLTLGLLFMLVVIFLPGGLVEGGQRIAKLFRGKNASDDTTDATKTPAE; via the coding sequence ATGTTTGGACTTAACAAAAAAGACGCAGGGCTGCTGCTGATCGTGGCATTCCTTGCCCTGGCCGCTCCCTTCATCCTCAACCCCTTCCCCGAGGGCTCTGCCATGGCGCAGTTCAACGCGGGCTATCCTGACCTGATGCAGCGACTGGTGATCTTCAGCATCTTCGCCATCGGCTTCAACATTCTGTTTGGCCTGACCGGCTACCTCAGCTTTGGGCATGCCGCCTTTCTGGGTGTGGGGTCTTACGCTGCAATCTGGATGATGAAGCTGCTGACCATGAATGTGGTGCCTGCCATCATCGTTTCGGTGCTGATTGCCGGGGTGTTCTCGCTGCTGGTTGGCTGGATCTCCCTGCGCCGCTCGGGCATCTACTTTTCGATCCTGACACTGGCCTTTGCACAGATGTCCTATGCGCTGGCCTATTCGGTGCTGACACCCATCACCGGTGGTGAAACGGGCCTGCAGCCGAAATATGACGATCCGCGTATCCTTGATGGGGCGCTGGAAGCCGGGAAATCACCACGTGCCAATCTGTTTGGTCTGGAAATGAATGCCGGGTTTGAACTGTCGATGGGCAACTGGGTGTTCACCTTTAACGCCGGTTACTACATCGCAGCGATTGTCATGCTGATCGCATTCTATCTGTCGATCCGCATCTTCCGTTCGCCTTTCGGCATGATGCTGCGGGCGGTGAAATCCAACCAACAGCGGATGAACTATACCGGCCTCAACACCAAACCCTATACGCTGGCCGCCTTTGTAATCTCTGGCATGTATGCCGGTCTGGCCGGTGGGCTGCTGGTGGCGATGGACACACAGGTGGGGGCGGAACGCATGTTCTGGACCGCATCGGGTGAGGTTGTTCTGATGACCATCCTTGGCGGTGCCGGCACGTTGATCGGGCCTGTACTGGGCGCAGGTTTCATCAAATACATGGAAAACATCGTTTCCAAGATCAACAAATCGGTTCTGGAACAATGGTTTGCCTTTATGCCCGACGGCATTGAGGATGTGATGATCGCACTGGTTTACCCCTTTGTGGGCAAAGGCTGGCACCTGACGCTGGGACTGTTGTTCATGCTGGTTGTGATCTTCCTGCCCGGTGGTCTGGTCGAAGGCGGCCAACGCATCGCCAAATTGTTCCGCGGCAAAAACGCTTCGGACGATACCACTGACGCCACCAAAACCCCCGCAGAATAA
- a CDS encoding ABC transporter ATP-binding protein → MTTQTLEKNANHAATAPAFLSVWNLEAYYGESYIVQGISFNVHEGEILALLGRNGAGKTSTLRAMARMSSPEVHKGEIWLDHQPLHNMQSFEAAQAGLGLVPEDRSIIPGLTVEENLKLAQIAPPIGWSLERIYDLFPRLGERKSQDGITLSGGEQQMLAIARALARDIKVLLLDEPYEGLAPVIVDEIEKTLGIIKEQGITTILVEQNAVRALKLADRAVILDTGGIVFDGTAQEVLDNAELRAEYLAI, encoded by the coding sequence ATGACCACCCAAACGCTTGAGAAAAACGCAAATCATGCGGCCACGGCACCGGCCTTTCTGTCGGTCTGGAACCTTGAGGCCTATTACGGCGAAAGCTACATCGTGCAGGGCATCAGCTTTAACGTGCATGAGGGCGAGATCCTCGCGCTCTTGGGGCGCAACGGGGCAGGCAAGACCTCGACCCTGCGGGCCATGGCGCGGATGTCCTCGCCGGAAGTGCATAAGGGTGAAATCTGGCTGGACCATCAGCCATTGCACAACATGCAGTCCTTTGAAGCCGCGCAGGCGGGTTTGGGACTGGTCCCCGAAGACCGTTCGATCATCCCCGGCCTGACGGTTGAGGAGAACCTGAAGCTGGCACAAATCGCCCCCCCTATCGGCTGGTCGCTGGAACGCATCTACGATCTGTTCCCGCGCCTGGGGGAACGTAAATCACAGGACGGCATCACCCTGTCGGGCGGCGAACAGCAGATGCTGGCCATCGCCCGCGCCCTGGCGCGCGACATCAAGGTTTTGTTGCTGGATGAACCCTATGAAGGTCTGGCCCCGGTGATTGTCGATGAGATCGAAAAGACATTGGGAATCATCAAGGAACAGGGCATCACAACGATTCTGGTGGAACAGAATGCGGTGCGGGCACTGAAACTGGCGGACCGTGCGGTGATTCTGGACACTGGCGGGATCGTCTTTGACGGCACAGCACAGGAAGTTCTGGACAATGCGGAGCTGCGTGCGGAATACCTCGCGATCTGA
- a CDS encoding RidA family protein, with amino-acid sequence MAMKRIHSGGEFEAKIGYCRAVVAGGFVHVAGTVGQGEDVVSQCRHALEVIGKALEEAGVGFADVVRVTYMLPDRAEFASCWPLLAEVFGENPPAATMIECGLIDPKYRIEIEVTALLPV; translated from the coding sequence ATGGCGATGAAGCGGATACATTCAGGCGGGGAATTTGAGGCAAAGATCGGCTATTGCCGGGCGGTAGTGGCGGGTGGTTTTGTCCATGTGGCCGGCACCGTGGGGCAGGGGGAGGATGTGGTCAGCCAATGCCGTCATGCGCTGGAGGTGATTGGCAAAGCATTGGAGGAGGCCGGTGTGGGTTTTGCCGATGTGGTGCGGGTGACTTATATGCTGCCGGATCGGGCGGAGTTCGCCTCCTGCTGGCCGCTTCTGGCCGAGGTTTTCGGGGAGAACCCGCCAGCGGCAACAATGATTGAATGCGGCTTGATCGACCCCAAGTATCGCATCGAGATTGAGGTCACTGCGCTGTTGCCGGTTTAG
- the accC gene encoding acetyl-CoA carboxylase biotin carboxylase subunit, giving the protein MFNKILIANRGEIALRVIRAAREMGVGTVAVHSTADSDAMHVRMADESVCVGPPSSTQSYLSIPAIIAACEITGAEAIHPGYGFLSENAGFVQVVQDHGLTFIGPTAEHIRVMGDKITAKETMKKLGVPCVPGSAGGVATLEEAKALGEEMGYPVIIKATAGGGGKGMKVAETAKDMERAFQTARAEGKSNFGNDEVYIEKYLTTPRHIEIQVFGDGKGRAVHLGERDCSLQRRHQKVFEEAPGPAISPKERARIGKVCADAMADINYIGAGTIEFLYENGEFYFIEMNTRLQVEHPVTEAIFGVDLVREQIRVASGLDMSFQQDDLKINGHSIEVRINAEKLPNFTPCPGRITQYHAPGGLGVRMDSALYDGYSIPPYYDSLIGKLIVHGRDRTEALARLHRALGELIVDGVDTTVPLFHALLAEPDIHSGDYNIHWLEHWLETNLGNA; this is encoded by the coding sequence ATGTTCAATAAAATCCTTATCGCCAATCGGGGTGAGATTGCCCTGCGGGTGATCCGGGCTGCCCGCGAGATGGGCGTCGGCACTGTCGCTGTGCATTCCACAGCCGACAGCGATGCGATGCATGTGCGCATGGCGGATGAATCGGTCTGCGTTGGCCCGCCATCGTCGACACAATCCTATCTGTCGATCCCTGCCATCATCGCCGCCTGTGAAATCACCGGCGCCGAGGCGATCCACCCCGGCTATGGGTTTCTGTCTGAAAATGCAGGTTTTGTGCAGGTGGTGCAGGATCACGGGCTAACCTTTATCGGCCCCACAGCCGAACATATCCGCGTGATGGGTGACAAGATCACCGCCAAGGAAACCATGAAAAAGCTGGGCGTGCCCTGTGTGCCCGGTTCTGCTGGCGGCGTGGCCACCCTTGAGGAAGCCAAGGCGCTTGGCGAGGAAATGGGGTATCCTGTCATCATCAAGGCCACAGCTGGCGGCGGTGGCAAGGGCATGAAAGTGGCCGAAACCGCCAAGGATATGGAACGTGCGTTCCAGACTGCGCGGGCTGAGGGTAAATCAAATTTCGGCAATGACGAAGTCTATATCGAGAAATATCTGACCACGCCGCGCCACATTGAAATTCAGGTTTTCGGTGATGGCAAGGGCCGCGCGGTGCATCTGGGGGAGCGCGACTGTTCACTGCAACGCCGCCACCAGAAAGTGTTCGAAGAAGCCCCCGGCCCGGCGATTTCACCCAAGGAACGTGCGCGTATTGGCAAGGTCTGTGCCGATGCCATGGCCGACATCAACTATATCGGCGCCGGTACAATCGAGTTTCTTTATGAAAACGGCGAATTCTATTTCATCGAAATGAACACCCGTTTGCAGGTCGAACATCCGGTGACCGAAGCCATCTTTGGCGTTGATCTGGTGCGCGAACAAATTCGTGTGGCATCAGGCTTGGACATGTCGTTCCAGCAGGACGACCTCAAGATCAACGGCCATTCGATAGAGGTGCGCATCAACGCCGAAAAACTGCCGAACTTCACCCCCTGCCCCGGTCGGATCACGCAATATCACGCACCGGGTGGATTGGGTGTGCGGATGGACAGCGCCCTTTATGACGGCTATTCGATTCCACCCTATTACGACAGCCTGATTGGTAAGCTGATCGTACATGGTCGCGACCGCACAGAGGCGCTGGCGCGCCTGCACCGCGCTTTGGGCGAATTGATCGTCGACGGGGTGGATACCACCGTTCCGCTGTTTCACGCGCTTCTGGCAGAGCCGGACATCCATTCAGGGGATTACAATATCCACTGGCTGGAACATTGGTTGGAAACCAATCTTGGCAATGCCTGA
- a CDS encoding ABC transporter ATP-binding protein has translation MAILEVKNVGKRFGGLQALGDVNLNIAENSCHAIIGPNGAGKSTLLNCLVGKLIPDTGSVMFDGQSVLGRKPYEINQMGISRVFQTPEIFGDLSVMENMMIPCFAKRDGAFRMHALESIGQERDIISKAEEMLVDMNLIDKREMMASSMSRGDKRRLEIAMCLAQDPRLLLLDEPTAGMARADTNNTIDLLKQIKEERDITIAIIEHDMHVVFSLADRITVLAQGTPLVEDTPDKIKGHPKVREAYLGEVQEAA, from the coding sequence ATGGCTATTCTTGAAGTTAAAAATGTGGGCAAGCGGTTTGGCGGCCTTCAGGCATTGGGCGACGTGAACCTCAACATCGCGGAAAACTCCTGCCATGCGATCATCGGGCCCAACGGTGCGGGAAAATCCACCCTGCTGAACTGTCTGGTAGGCAAGCTGATCCCCGACACGGGTTCAGTGATGTTTGACGGGCAATCGGTGCTGGGGCGCAAACCCTATGAGATCAACCAGATGGGCATCAGCCGGGTGTTTCAAACGCCAGAAATCTTTGGCGATCTGAGCGTCATGGAAAACATGATGATCCCCTGTTTTGCCAAACGCGACGGTGCGTTCCGCATGCATGCGCTGGAAAGCATCGGCCAGGAGCGCGACATCATCTCCAAGGCTGAAGAGATGCTGGTTGATATGAACTTGATCGACAAACGCGAGATGATGGCCTCCTCCATGTCGCGCGGTGATAAACGCAGGCTTGAGATTGCCATGTGTCTGGCGCAGGATCCCCGACTGTTGCTGCTGGATGAACCCACCGCCGGCATGGCGCGGGCCGATACCAACAACACCATCGACCTGCTGAAGCAGATCAAGGAAGAGCGCGACATCACCATCGCCATCATCGAACACGACATGCATGTGGTGTTCTCGCTGGCGGACCGGATCACGGTTCTGGCGCAGGGCACACCGCTGGTCGAGGACACACCGGACAAGATCAAGGGCCACCCGAAAGTGCGCGAAGCCTATCTGGGCGAAGTGCAGGAAGCCGCTTAA
- a CDS encoding FkbM family methyltransferase yields the protein MPAKTAKPKAASAKAAAGKHVAECHGVKVPDSPMLTPVRIERINAARYEGQEIAGALEVIREGDKVLEMGAGIGLVGAIVAKNGKPSKVVSFEANPNLIEHINALYKLNRLSKTIEVRNEVLISAADAPETVAFHIRNSYLGSSLIEDNNRATTRVDVPTAQYAKLHKDLAPDVLLMDIEGGELDFLRHASLDGIRAIVIEFHPDVYGREGMRECKTLIEKAGFAKLSDHCTRFVWTCVRDVALQGPLPDLAWTSETTSLENAIVVPPHEQDFVQQAGVLTAEGSYHAEGALWRNGRALTIAPQMPEGPLKTRKGTWLWGGVLWMHFGHFLVESMSRLWALDHLNEEIDGILFVPKRPRNADEVSQFQRDLVRLMGTDAPVACAAAPEQVERLIVPGQGFGLGPMITGTDAFRDAFAKNFAKSVAADGPDKLYVSRSKLPSGRGNLIGEPELEARLNAEGYTIYHPEKHDIHHQIATYKGAKKVIAAEGSTLHMLAMVADPATEVAMIVRRPSGATRNLERHLEAFTGRAPVSITHLLRSWKPLGAAKPRMWMGELDMPALQSSLAEAGFISKTGKPWISLEPAEVQSRLGDRFEEVT from the coding sequence ATGCCTGCCAAGACAGCCAAACCCAAAGCTGCATCTGCCAAAGCAGCGGCTGGCAAACATGTAGCCGAATGCCACGGGGTAAAGGTGCCTGACAGCCCGATGCTGACGCCAGTGCGGATCGAACGGATCAACGCCGCGCGCTATGAAGGGCAGGAAATCGCCGGCGCGCTTGAAGTCATACGCGAAGGCGACAAGGTGCTGGAAATGGGGGCCGGTATCGGCTTGGTCGGCGCGATTGTCGCCAAGAACGGCAAGCCCAGCAAAGTTGTGTCTTTTGAGGCCAATCCAAACCTGATCGAACATATCAATGCGCTTTACAAACTGAACCGGCTTAGCAAGACCATTGAGGTGCGCAACGAGGTATTGATCAGCGCAGCTGACGCACCCGAGACTGTCGCCTTTCACATCCGCAACTCCTATCTCGGGTCATCCCTGATCGAAGACAACAACCGCGCGACCACCCGCGTTGACGTGCCGACAGCGCAATATGCCAAATTGCACAAGGACCTCGCCCCCGATGTCCTGTTGATGGATATCGAAGGCGGCGAACTTGATTTTCTGCGCCATGCGTCGCTTGACGGCATCCGCGCCATTGTGATCGAGTTCCACCCCGATGTGTACGGGCGCGAGGGCATGCGCGAATGTAAAACCTTGATTGAAAAGGCTGGTTTCGCCAAACTCTCTGATCATTGCACCCGCTTTGTCTGGACCTGCGTGCGCGATGTCGCCTTGCAAGGCCCCTTGCCCGATCTGGCATGGACCAGCGAAACCACCAGTTTGGAAAATGCCATTGTCGTGCCTCCGCATGAACAGGATTTTGTACAGCAAGCCGGGGTTCTCACCGCCGAGGGCAGTTATCATGCCGAAGGGGCATTGTGGCGCAACGGACGGGCCCTGACCATCGCACCACAAATGCCCGAAGGCCCGTTAAAGACCCGCAAGGGCACCTGGCTCTGGGGTGGGGTGCTCTGGATGCATTTTGGTCATTTTCTGGTGGAAAGCATGTCGCGGCTCTGGGCACTTGACCATCTGAACGAAGAGATTGACGGCATCCTGTTTGTGCCCAAACGCCCCCGCAATGCGGATGAGGTATCACAGTTTCAACGGGATCTTGTGCGCCTGATGGGCACTGATGCGCCGGTGGCCTGCGCTGCCGCCCCTGAACAGGTCGAACGGCTTATTGTGCCCGGACAGGGGTTTGGCCTTGGCCCGATGATCACCGGCACTGATGCCTTCCGTGATGCTTTTGCCAAGAATTTTGCCAAAAGCGTCGCGGCGGACGGGCCGGACAAGCTCTATGTCAGCCGCAGCAAACTGCCCTCAGGGCGCGGCAATCTGATTGGCGAACCGGAACTGGAAGCACGGCTGAACGCAGAAGGTTACACCATCTACCACCCCGAGAAACACGACATCCATCATCAGATCGCAACCTATAAAGGGGCAAAAAAGGTCATCGCCGCCGAAGGGTCCACCCTGCATATGCTGGCCATGGTCGCTGACCCCGCTACCGAAGTGGCCATGATCGTGCGCCGCCCCTCCGGTGCCACACGTAACCTGGAACGCCATCTGGAGGCGTTCACCGGCCGCGCGCCGGTCAGCATCACCCATCTGCTGCGTTCATGGAAACCCCTTGGCGCGGCAAAGCCACGGATGTGGATGGGCGAGCTGGACATGCCCGCCCTGCAATCCTCTCTGGCAGAGGCAGGTTTCATTTCCAAAACCGGCAAACCCTGGATCTCGCTGGAACCGGCGGAAGTACAATCCCGCCTTGGCGACCGCTTTGAGGAAGTAACCTAA
- the aat gene encoding leucyl/phenylalanyl-tRNA--protein transferase: MSDLTPELLLQGYAVGIFPMAEHRDDPEIFWVDPEHRGILPLDGFHISRSLARVMRRSPFTVRINSDFDAVVAACADRAETWINAEITQLYTALHARSKAHSFEIWDGEELVGGVYGVTLGAAFFGESMFSRRSNASKMALAGLVDHLNRAGFQLFDTQFLTAHLASLGAIEISRRAYHTRLAQATSQHASFTSVEVLPLHEVVQRMTQTS; the protein is encoded by the coding sequence ATGTCGGATCTAACACCGGAACTCTTGCTACAGGGCTATGCCGTCGGGATTTTCCCGATGGCAGAGCACCGCGATGATCCGGAAATTTTCTGGGTCGACCCTGAACATCGCGGGATCCTACCGCTGGACGGTTTTCACATTTCCCGCTCCCTTGCCCGCGTCATGCGGCGCAGCCCCTTCACGGTACGGATCAACAGTGATTTTGATGCGGTGGTTGCGGCCTGTGCGGATCGTGCAGAGACTTGGATCAATGCCGAAATCACCCAGCTTTACACAGCCTTACATGCCAGAAGCAAAGCACATTCCTTTGAAATCTGGGACGGGGAAGAACTGGTTGGTGGTGTCTATGGCGTTACCTTGGGCGCTGCGTTTTTTGGGGAAAGCATGTTTTCGCGCCGCAGCAATGCCTCCAAAATGGCTTTGGCCGGTTTGGTCGATCACCTGAACCGGGCGGGTTTCCAGCTGTTTGACACACAGTTCCTGACGGCTCATCTGGCCTCCCTCGGGGCCATCGAAATCAGCCGCCGCGCCTATCACACGCGGCTGGCGCAGGCGACATCGCAGCATGCCAGCTTCACATCCGTAGAGGTTTTACCACTTCACGAGGTGGTGCAGCGAATGACCCAAACGTCATAA
- a CDS encoding AMP-binding protein yields MNQAHWLIRSAEKTPKAPALFSGRHMVAEYADFADQVRRCAGWLQMQGVTPGDRVAIFMKNTPDFLVLLYGIWAAGAAAVPINAKLHAREAAFIVHNAGADLVLASGVQAAALDENGGDTRVVDIESDGFQKDVRAAPPVKDVVPRGGDDLAWLFYTSGTTGQPKGVIITHGMLASMARSYAMDVDIVRAEDAALYAAPLSHGAGLYAVMHVQAGARHICPASGGFEPEEILDLAEHHGSIHMFAAPTMVKRLTQRARELGAKGLGLRTVVYAGGPMYLADILEASDWFGPVFVQIYGQGECPMGITALSRSDVIERSHPNWRSRLGSVGRAQAGITLRIAGADGMPVPAGTAGEIMVRGATVMPGYWRNPKATSATLRDGWLMTGDVGVLDEAGYLTLKDRSKDVIITGGSNVYPREVEEVLLTHDALREVSVIGRPHDVWGEEVVAFIVGDAEEAALDRLCLENIARFKRPKAYVRLDALPKNNYGKVLKTELRALLSRG; encoded by the coding sequence ATGAATCAGGCACATTGGCTGATCCGGTCGGCAGAGAAGACCCCCAAGGCTCCGGCGCTGTTTTCCGGCAGGCATATGGTGGCAGAGTATGCCGATTTTGCGGATCAGGTGCGCCGCTGTGCCGGTTGGCTACAGATGCAGGGCGTGACCCCCGGTGACCGGGTGGCGATTTTCATGAAGAATACACCGGATTTTCTGGTGCTGCTCTACGGGATCTGGGCTGCAGGTGCGGCGGCTGTGCCGATCAACGCCAAGCTGCACGCCCGCGAGGCCGCTTTCATTGTGCATAATGCCGGGGCGGATCTGGTGCTGGCCAGCGGGGTGCAGGCCGCGGCATTGGATGAAAACGGTGGTGACACACGGGTAGTGGACATCGAAAGTGATGGGTTTCAGAAAGATGTCCGCGCTGCGCCTCCGGTCAAGGACGTCGTGCCGCGCGGCGGTGATGATCTGGCCTGGCTGTTCTATACCTCGGGCACCACGGGGCAGCCCAAAGGGGTGATCATCACCCATGGGATGCTGGCCTCCATGGCACGGAGCTATGCTATGGATGTGGATATCGTGCGCGCCGAGGATGCGGCACTTTATGCGGCCCCGCTTAGCCATGGTGCCGGGTTATATGCGGTGATGCATGTGCAAGCGGGGGCGCGCCATATTTGTCCGGCATCCGGCGGGTTTGAACCCGAAGAGATACTGGATCTGGCCGAACATCACGGTTCAATTCACATGTTTGCCGCGCCCACGATGGTCAAACGCCTGACGCAACGGGCGCGAGAACTTGGTGCAAAGGGTCTTGGGTTGCGCACCGTCGTCTATGCGGGTGGGCCGATGTATCTTGCTGATATCCTTGAGGCTTCTGACTGGTTCGGACCGGTCTTTGTGCAGATTTATGGACAGGGTGAATGCCCGATGGGGATCACCGCGCTCTCCCGTTCAGATGTGATCGAACGCAGCCATCCTAATTGGCGCAGCCGACTGGGATCGGTCGGACGGGCACAAGCGGGAATCACGTTGCGGATAGCAGGGGCTGACGGGATGCCCGTGCCCGCGGGAACGGCAGGCGAAATCATGGTGCGCGGGGCGACGGTGATGCCGGGCTATTGGCGCAACCCAAAGGCGACCTCTGCCACACTGCGCGATGGGTGGTTGATGACAGGGGATGTCGGGGTGCTGGACGAGGCCGGCTATTTGACCCTGAAGGACCGCAGCAAGGATGTGATTATCACTGGCGGGTCAAACGTCTATCCGCGCGAGGTGGAAGAGGTGTTGTTGACGCATGACGCCCTGCGCGAGGTGTCGGTGATTGGCCGCCCCCATGACGTCTGGGGGGAAGAGGTTGTTGCCTTTATTGTGGGAGACGCGGAGGAGGCGGCCCTTGACCGGCTTTGTCTGGAAAACATCGCGCGGTTCAAACGGCCCAAGGCATATGTCCGGCTCGATGCGCTGCCCAAGAACAATTACGGCAAGGTTTTGAAAACTGAACTGCGCGCCTTACTTTCGCGAGGGTAG